CTGTACGCGGACCGCGACACCTACCCGCTGCTGGCGCCGGCCGCGCGCTCAGCCATGTGCCGGCGCCTGGATGCCGCCGGCGGGCCGGAGTTGCGGGCACGGCTGGCGCGGCACCAGGCGCTGCTGGTGGGGCCGGGGTGGGGCAGGAGCAGCGACCGGCGCGCCCTCCTCGGCGAGTTGCTGGCGGCGCCGCTGCCCGGCGTGCTGGACGCCGACGGCCTGACCCTGCTCGCCGAGCTCGCCGCTGACGAGGGACGCCCGCGGCCGCTGGGCGGGCGCTGGGTGCTCACCCCTCACCCCGGCGAGATGGGGCGCATGCTCGGCACCTCCACGGCGCAGGTGCTGGCCGATCCGTACGCGGCCGCGGCCGCCGCGGCCGCGCGCTGGCAGGCGGCCGTGATACTCAAGGGCCACGTGAGCTGCGTGGCGAGCGCGGCCGGGCTGGCGATTCTCGATGCCGGCAACCCGGCGCTGGCCACCGGCGGCTCCGGCGACGTGCTCGCCGGCGTGGTGGCCGGTCTGCTGAGCCGCGGACTGAATACGGATGCCGCCGCCCGCGCGGCGGTACTGGTGCACTCGCGCGCCGGCCGCGAGGCCGCCCGCGCCGGCGGATGGATCGTGGCTGAGGATCTGCTGCCGCACGTAGGACGCGCGGCCTGGCCTCGCCCGGCACACGGCGTACATCAGCGCGGCCGGTACCGCCCGCCTTTCCGGCATCGGCGCCGCCGGTCGCGTTGACCGGGCAGAGTGCCGCAGTGTATCGTTAAGGGGAAGGAAC
This genomic stretch from Spirochaetaceae bacterium harbors:
- a CDS encoding NAD(P)H-hydrate dehydratase; translation: LYADRDTYPLLAPAARSAMCRRLDAAGGPELRARLARHQALLVGPGWGRSSDRRALLGELLAAPLPGVLDADGLTLLAELAADEGRPRPLGGRWVLTPHPGEMGRMLGTSTAQVLADPYAAAAAAAARWQAAVILKGHVSCVASAAGLAILDAGNPALATGGSGDVLAGVVAGLLSRGLNTDAAARAAVLVHSRAGREAARAGGWIVAEDLLPHVGRAAWPRPAHGVHQRGRYRPPFRHRRRRSR